One window of the Candidatus Nanopelagicales bacterium genome contains the following:
- a CDS encoding ATP-dependent helicase yields the protein AKRVPMTVLTHGELPAAALAEEFAEDETSVLCATMGMWAGLDVPGAACTLVVIDKIPFAPMNDPLSYARRANADKAGRNGFREVFVNQASLLLTQGAGRLIRTSTDRGVVAILDPRLHSKGYGSIMLRSLPPMWRTDDPDMVRQSLRRLAGNGT from the coding sequence TGGCCAAGCGCGTGCCGATGACAGTGCTGACCCATGGCGAGTTGCCCGCAGCCGCGCTTGCCGAGGAGTTCGCCGAGGACGAGACGAGCGTCCTGTGCGCGACGATGGGCATGTGGGCGGGCCTCGATGTCCCTGGCGCGGCCTGCACGTTGGTGGTGATCGACAAGATTCCGTTCGCGCCGATGAACGACCCGCTCTCCTACGCGCGTCGGGCCAACGCGGACAAAGCAGGCCGCAATGGCTTCCGTGAGGTCTTCGTGAATCAAGCGAGTTTGCTGCTGACCCAAGGCGCCGGACGGTTGATCCGGACAAGCACGGACCGGGGGGTGGTGGCCATTCTCGATCCGCGGCTGCACTCGAAAGGCTACGGCTCGATCATGTTGCGCTCCTTGCCGCCGATGTGGCGCACGGACGATCCCGACATGGTCCGGCAATCCCTGCGCCGGTTGGCCGGAAACGGCACCTGA
- a CDS encoding glutamine amidotransferase — translation MTTESAIRLVSLYPTLLGTYGDGGNVLGLRHRALLRGLSVDIHEVLPGDAVPRDGDLYVLGGGEDTAQVAAANALRTDGGLADAQGRGAAVLAICAGYQLLGEYFPDATGSPAAGVGLLDIRTDRLPQRAVGELAAEPAPGAPAGIDQLLSGYENHAGATHLGPDATPLGTVRAGIGNGDGTEGAVTGRVIGTYLHGPCLARNPQIADRLLAWVVGYDLEPIIEAEVEALRAERLRTVLG, via the coding sequence ATGACAACGGAATCGGCAATCCGACTGGTGTCGCTCTACCCCACATTGCTCGGCACCTACGGCGACGGCGGGAACGTACTCGGCTTACGCCACCGAGCACTACTGCGAGGGCTGTCGGTCGACATCCATGAGGTGCTGCCAGGTGACGCGGTTCCCCGCGACGGGGATCTGTACGTCCTCGGCGGTGGTGAGGACACCGCCCAGGTGGCAGCAGCCAACGCCTTACGTACCGACGGTGGACTCGCCGACGCGCAGGGCCGTGGTGCCGCTGTGCTGGCCATCTGCGCCGGGTATCAGTTGCTCGGTGAGTACTTCCCTGATGCCACCGGCTCGCCAGCCGCGGGTGTCGGGCTATTGGACATACGTACCGATCGATTGCCCCAGCGAGCGGTCGGTGAGCTGGCCGCCGAGCCGGCACCCGGAGCCCCGGCCGGGATCGACCAACTGCTTTCCGGCTACGAGAACCACGCCGGCGCAACGCACCTCGGCCCGGACGCCACACCGCTGGGCACGGTTCGTGCTGGCATCGGCAACGGCGACGGCACGGAGGGCGCGGTCACCGGTCGCGTCATCGGCACGTACCTGCACGGACCTTGCCTCGCCCGCAACCCCCAGATCGCGGATCGCCTGTTGGCCTGGGTGGTCGGCTACGACCTCGAGCCGATCATCGAGGCCGAGGTGGAGGCCCTACGCGCCGAACGCCTTCGCACCGTGCTCGGTTGA
- a CDS encoding DUF1727 domain-containing protein — protein MAPRLRTRMAIAAGRAVAGASRIAKRGEGMVVGGRVMLKLAPDAVADLANNRVQALVSATNGKTSTTRLLANAVEQLGPVVTAATGANMTSGVVTTLANGPADAPAILEVDEAYLPMVTASTNPKVILLGNLSRDQLDRMNEVAMTARKWRAMLAEHPDVIVVANADDPLVTFAAEEARNVVWVGGGQVWTADSAVCPQCGSLLARDGSDWHCPGCGRKRPQTSWNLLWDDGIGTAVGPTGQRYDLSGLQLPGRFNASNATMALAVCEQLNLDLDESVRRMCQVTAVSGRYAVVRVGSLTIRLLLAKNPAGWTELIDVMPPAPTPVIVTINSNAADGRDPSWLWDVPFEHLRGRTVIATGDRRRDLAVRLLQAEVDHVVIADPYSPDAPLPPGTHDLEVVDCAATYTAFHALRTRADRELEATR, from the coding sequence ATGGCTCCCAGGTTGAGAACCCGCATGGCGATTGCCGCCGGCCGGGCGGTGGCTGGTGCATCGCGCATTGCCAAACGTGGCGAAGGAATGGTCGTTGGCGGTCGAGTCATGCTGAAACTCGCACCGGACGCCGTCGCCGATCTGGCCAACAATCGAGTGCAGGCCCTGGTCTCGGCCACCAACGGCAAGACGTCCACCACGCGCCTGCTGGCCAACGCGGTTGAACAACTCGGCCCGGTGGTCACAGCGGCGACGGGAGCGAACATGACCTCCGGCGTTGTCACCACCTTGGCCAACGGACCGGCCGACGCCCCAGCGATCCTGGAGGTGGACGAGGCCTACCTGCCGATGGTTACCGCGTCAACCAACCCGAAGGTGATCCTGCTCGGAAATCTGAGTCGCGATCAGCTCGACCGGATGAACGAGGTCGCGATGACCGCCCGCAAGTGGCGCGCGATGCTGGCAGAGCACCCCGACGTCATCGTGGTGGCAAACGCCGACGATCCCCTCGTGACCTTTGCTGCTGAGGAGGCCAGGAATGTGGTGTGGGTTGGCGGCGGGCAGGTGTGGACTGCGGACTCGGCCGTCTGCCCACAGTGTGGCTCCCTGTTGGCTCGTGACGGAAGCGACTGGCATTGCCCCGGCTGCGGTCGCAAACGACCACAGACCAGTTGGAATCTGTTGTGGGATGACGGCATCGGAACCGCAGTCGGACCCACCGGCCAGCGGTATGACCTATCCGGTCTGCAGTTGCCGGGCCGCTTCAACGCGAGCAACGCCACCATGGCGCTTGCCGTGTGCGAGCAGTTGAACCTCGACCTTGACGAGTCCGTTCGGCGCATGTGCCAGGTGACGGCCGTCTCCGGCCGCTACGCGGTTGTCCGAGTGGGGTCGTTGACCATCCGGCTGCTACTGGCAAAGAACCCGGCAGGCTGGACGGAACTGATCGACGTGATGCCGCCAGCACCAACGCCGGTCATCGTCACCATCAACTCCAACGCAGCCGACGGCCGCGACCCGTCCTGGTTGTGGGACGTTCCGTTTGAGCATCTGCGCGGTCGGACGGTCATCGCCACCGGGGACCGACGGCGGGATTTGGCTGTTCGACTGCTCCAAGCCGAGGTTGACCACGTCGTCATTGCCGATCCCTACTCCCCCGACGCGCCACTACCGCCTGGGACTCACGACCTGGAGGTGGTCGATTGCGCAGCGACCTACACGGCGTTCCACGCGTTGCGGACTCGAGCCGATCGCGAACTGGAGGCGACCCGATGA
- a CDS encoding PH domain-containing protein yields the protein MSPTTSDAFAPADLQWQRVSPKLTTARRLSSSGLLVIVAIVVAVLLLVAAVPTWVPVLVGALGVVGYGWLWWYFGRRTESYRYVERADDLIVGHGFMFRRLVIVPYGRMQLVDLAAGPIDRQFGIVTLQLHTAAATSDASIPGLTPDIASALRDRLAKLGEQRAAGL from the coding sequence ATGAGCCCAACAACCAGCGATGCATTCGCGCCGGCGGACCTCCAGTGGCAGCGGGTGAGCCCCAAATTGACGACGGCAAGGCGGCTGAGTTCCTCGGGCCTGCTGGTCATCGTCGCAATCGTGGTAGCCGTGCTCCTGCTAGTTGCGGCCGTACCAACGTGGGTGCCGGTGCTGGTCGGGGCGCTTGGGGTGGTGGGCTACGGCTGGCTCTGGTGGTACTTCGGGCGCAGGACCGAGTCCTACCGCTATGTCGAACGTGCCGACGACTTGATCGTGGGTCATGGATTCATGTTCCGGCGGCTGGTCATCGTGCCCTACGGGCGGATGCAGCTAGTGGACCTGGCAGCTGGACCGATTGACCGCCAGTTCGGGATCGTTACGTTGCAACTACACACGGCGGCGGCCACGAGTGATGCGTCCATCCCGGGGCTGACGCCGGACATCGCGAGTGCCTTGCGTGATCGGTTGGCCAAACTCGGCGAGCAGCGGGCAGCGGGATTGTGA
- a CDS encoding PH domain-containing protein, with translation MATRAVDGPATSPRQVHPLTPLIEAVPLIPGIALATLFINGGALWTSGVWGVPIALLLTTIGFVSWALYRYLAWRRLTFWFDGVGDLRIDSGVLYRNERKVQLSRLQAVDVEQPLVARLVGLSNVKIEVAGAGDSKVVVAYLSNVEAVDLRRELLSRAARDRDDAPVPAETVIAEVTTSDLIVSLVLRSATAGLLLLTAGLVVIIFLTEGAAGVLLLPVSGGIPVVIVLSEFSALYGFTVARSTDGVRLRHGLLKTQAQTVPHGRLAAIDIVEPLLWRHRGWVRIRLTVAGVAGGSDSDDQSAVSKTVLLPVATRDVARQVLEQVLPGVDIESIPLTSASRRARWRAPIQWSRLAVGHDDSVFVARRGWVTRHLTIVPHARTQSVSIRQGPYQRRLGLSSLRVDIAPGPVAVVALYFPTDVTRTNALAQVARAQAARRGDWSS, from the coding sequence GTGGCCACCCGTGCAGTCGACGGTCCGGCGACTTCGCCGCGACAAGTCCACCCGCTGACGCCTCTGATCGAAGCGGTGCCGTTGATCCCCGGGATCGCCTTGGCGACCTTGTTCATCAATGGTGGCGCGCTGTGGACCTCGGGAGTGTGGGGGGTTCCCATTGCGTTGCTGCTGACCACGATTGGCTTTGTGAGTTGGGCGCTGTATCGCTACCTGGCGTGGCGGCGGTTGACCTTCTGGTTCGACGGCGTAGGTGACCTGCGCATCGATTCCGGCGTGCTCTATCGCAACGAACGCAAGGTTCAACTGTCGCGGCTGCAAGCCGTTGACGTCGAACAGCCGCTCGTTGCCCGACTGGTGGGGCTGTCCAACGTCAAGATCGAAGTGGCTGGTGCCGGTGATTCCAAGGTCGTCGTTGCCTACCTCAGCAATGTCGAGGCTGTCGACCTACGCCGTGAACTGCTGAGTCGGGCAGCACGCGATCGCGACGATGCGCCGGTCCCGGCAGAGACGGTGATCGCCGAGGTCACCACTTCGGACTTGATCGTGTCGCTGGTGCTGCGAAGCGCGACTGCAGGACTGCTGCTGCTGACCGCAGGGCTCGTGGTCATCATCTTCCTCACCGAGGGTGCCGCGGGGGTGTTGCTGTTGCCGGTGTCCGGCGGAATCCCAGTGGTGATCGTGTTATCGGAGTTCTCCGCGCTCTACGGTTTCACGGTTGCCAGATCCACCGACGGCGTGCGGCTGCGGCACGGCCTACTCAAGACCCAGGCGCAGACTGTCCCGCACGGACGCCTCGCCGCAATTGACATCGTCGAGCCGCTGCTTTGGCGCCACCGGGGGTGGGTGCGAATTCGGCTGACCGTCGCTGGCGTGGCTGGAGGTTCCGACAGTGACGACCAATCCGCGGTCTCGAAGACTGTGCTGCTCCCGGTAGCAACGAGGGACGTGGCCAGGCAGGTGCTTGAGCAGGTGCTGCCCGGGGTCGATATCGAGTCGATTCCGCTGACCTCGGCGTCGCGACGAGCTCGCTGGCGGGCTCCGATCCAGTGGTCCAGACTCGCCGTCGGACACGATGATTCGGTCTTTGTCGCCCGCCGCGGGTGGGTGACTCGCCATTTGACGATCGTGCCGCACGCGCGGACTCAGTCGGTGTCGATACGACAGGGGCCCTACCAACGTCGGCTCGGGTTGTCCTCGCTGCGCGTCGACATCGCACCGGGACCGGTCGCCGTGGTGGCGCTGTACTTTCCGACCGACGTCACCCGGACCAACGCCCTGGCGCAGGTTGCCCGCGCTCAGGCAGCGCGCCGGGGAGACTGGTCAAGCTAA
- the glgB gene encoding 1,4-alpha-glucan branching protein GlgB, protein MAATPVPIDHGAIDALVDGTHGQPHELLGPHVTEDVVTVRVLRPGASSVDLVIGEQRTPMDHVHRGVWAAAVAGSQVPDYRLSVAYGGDSLPADDPYRFLPSLGEVDQHLIAEGRHEQLWTVLGAHTHVYETVHGPVHGVSFAVWAPNAQGVRVVGDFNYWDGTATPMRSLGSTGVWELFVPEIGDGTRYKFDVLGRDGVRRLKADPFANATETPPATASVVFTTDYQWRDQAWLTQRAETNVHTGPMSTYEVHLLSWRPGLNWEQLAGELVDYVTANNYTHVEFLPVMEHPFGGSWGYQVTSYYAPTARMGSPDGLRFLIDTLHQAGIGVIVDWVPAHFPKDEFALARFDGTPLFEHPDPSRGEQPDWGTLVFDFGRREVRNFLVANALYWCEEFHVDGLRVDAVASMLYLDYSREAGEWTPNAYGGRENLEAVAFLQEMNATVYKRVPGVVTIAEESTSWPGVTRPTHLGGLGFGFKWNMGWMNDALSYLQQEPIYRQYHHGQMTFALMYAWSENFILPISHDEVVHGKGSLLRKVPGDRWQQLATVRAFLSYMWAHPGKQLLFMGQEFAQDAEWSEERGLDWWLLDHAEHQGVQAMVRDANAIYQANPQMWARDHEPQGFEWIDANDAENNTFSWLRWDNDGNVMACVTNFAAVPHHGYRVGLPFAGVWEEVFNSDSELYGGSGVGNLGSVTALDEPWHARPASAEISVPPLGAVWLTFKRD, encoded by the coding sequence ATGGCTGCCACCCCGGTACCAATCGACCACGGTGCAATCGACGCGCTCGTCGACGGAACGCACGGGCAACCTCACGAGTTGCTCGGCCCGCACGTGACCGAAGACGTCGTGACGGTTCGCGTGCTGCGTCCCGGGGCGAGCTCGGTCGACCTGGTCATCGGCGAGCAGCGGACACCGATGGACCACGTCCACCGGGGTGTCTGGGCGGCTGCCGTGGCGGGGTCGCAAGTGCCGGACTACCGGCTCTCGGTGGCGTACGGCGGCGACTCGCTGCCAGCCGACGATCCGTATCGGTTCCTGCCGTCGCTGGGTGAAGTTGATCAGCACCTCATCGCCGAGGGACGCCACGAGCAGCTCTGGACCGTGCTCGGCGCGCACACGCATGTCTACGAGACCGTCCATGGCCCCGTTCACGGCGTCTCGTTCGCGGTCTGGGCACCCAATGCCCAAGGTGTCCGTGTGGTCGGTGACTTCAACTACTGGGACGGCACCGCCACGCCAATGCGTTCACTTGGCTCAACCGGGGTGTGGGAGCTGTTCGTTCCGGAGATCGGCGATGGCACTCGCTACAAGTTCGACGTACTGGGCCGAGACGGGGTGCGCCGACTGAAGGCCGATCCCTTCGCCAACGCTACCGAAACACCGCCGGCAACCGCTTCGGTCGTCTTCACAACTGACTACCAGTGGCGTGACCAGGCCTGGTTGACCCAGCGGGCGGAGACGAACGTTCACACCGGCCCGATGAGTACCTACGAGGTGCATTTGTTGTCGTGGCGGCCGGGCTTGAATTGGGAGCAACTGGCGGGCGAACTCGTCGATTACGTCACGGCGAACAACTACACCCACGTCGAGTTCCTGCCAGTGATGGAACATCCGTTCGGCGGCTCCTGGGGCTACCAGGTCACGTCGTACTACGCGCCCACCGCGCGCATGGGCAGCCCCGATGGTCTGCGCTTTCTCATCGACACCCTCCATCAGGCAGGCATCGGGGTAATCGTCGATTGGGTGCCCGCGCACTTCCCCAAGGACGAGTTCGCGCTTGCCCGATTCGACGGAACCCCGCTGTTCGAGCATCCCGATCCGAGCCGCGGCGAGCAGCCCGACTGGGGAACCCTGGTCTTCGACTTTGGGCGCCGGGAAGTGCGCAACTTCCTGGTTGCCAACGCCCTGTACTGGTGCGAGGAGTTCCATGTCGACGGCCTGCGCGTCGATGCCGTCGCGTCCATGCTGTACCTGGACTACTCGCGCGAGGCTGGCGAATGGACCCCCAACGCCTACGGAGGTCGGGAGAACCTGGAGGCCGTCGCATTTCTGCAGGAGATGAACGCGACGGTCTACAAGCGCGTACCAGGGGTCGTCACCATCGCCGAGGAATCCACCTCCTGGCCGGGTGTCACCAGACCGACTCACCTAGGCGGTCTCGGCTTCGGCTTCAAATGGAACATGGGCTGGATGAACGATGCCCTCAGCTACCTGCAACAGGAGCCGATTTACCGGCAGTACCACCACGGCCAAATGACCTTTGCGCTCATGTATGCCTGGAGCGAGAACTTCATCCTGCCGATCTCTCACGACGAGGTCGTCCACGGCAAGGGTTCGCTACTGCGCAAAGTCCCCGGCGACCGCTGGCAACAACTCGCGACGGTGCGTGCATTCCTGTCCTACATGTGGGCGCACCCCGGCAAGCAACTGCTGTTCATGGGTCAGGAATTCGCGCAGGACGCGGAATGGTCGGAGGAGCGTGGCCTGGACTGGTGGCTGCTCGATCACGCCGAGCACCAAGGCGTCCAGGCAATGGTCCGGGATGCCAACGCCATCTACCAGGCCAATCCACAGATGTGGGCACGCGATCACGAGCCGCAGGGTTTCGAGTGGATCGACGCCAACGACGCCGAGAACAACACGTTCTCTTGGCTGCGCTGGGACAACGACGGCAACGTGATGGCGTGCGTGACCAACTTCGCCGCGGTTCCGCACCATGGCTACCGGGTCGGATTGCCGTTCGCGGGGGTGTGGGAAGAGGTATTCAACTCCGACTCCGAGCTATACGGCGGCTCCGGTGTCGGCAACCTCGGCTCGGTTACCGCACTCGATGAGCCGTGGCACGCTCGACCTGCCTCGGCCGAGATCAGCGTGCCGCCACTGGGCGCGGTGTGGCTCACCTTTAAGCGGGACTAG
- a CDS encoding DUF3416 domain-containing protein yields MDAWRNWPSESQQPPDVLNGRFPILDVEPSVEAGRRPAKAVEQEAVTISAVVFREGHDLIGVDVVFGRTDGRESIRTPMKPTESGVDRWSAQIRPEHPGEWNFTIHAWADPVGTWQHRAQIKIPAEIDTELELLEGALVMARAGEQMVDPANRKAIDKAVKALKATKKQPMDRLVAAMHDDVVSALRAEPLRDLESTSGPWPLRVDRRRALVGSWYEFFPRSEGATGEPAVSGTFATAARRLPEVAQMGFDVIYLPPIHPIGRVNRKGSNNSVDAAPGDPGSPWAVGADEGGHDTVHPDLGTLADFDSFVQSARTNDLEVALDLALQVAPDHPWATEGKPWFLLRADGTIGYAENPPKKYQDIYPIWFDGDPEGLYEEVLRIIHFWADRGVRIFRVDNPHTKPVRFWDRVLNEVHRTDPDILFLAEAFTRPPMMRALAEVGFHQNYSYFTWRTEKWEIEEYFTELSDTASAYMRPNLFVNTPDILHAYLQYGGPAAFAIRATLAATLAPTWGVYAGFELYEHVAAKPGSEEYLDSEKYQLRPRDWAGAARAGKTLAPYVTILNMLRRQHPALQTLRDITFHPVNNDKVIAYSRRDGNDIVIVVCTLDPYGTQEATVNFDMEALGMDWSTEFTAHDHIGNSTWRWSPHTYVRIDPYQACAHIVSIRKGTE; encoded by the coding sequence ATCGATGCGTGGCGAAACTGGCCCAGCGAGAGCCAACAACCACCAGACGTCCTCAACGGTCGGTTCCCGATTCTCGACGTTGAGCCGTCGGTGGAAGCCGGCCGACGTCCCGCCAAGGCGGTTGAGCAGGAGGCCGTCACGATCAGCGCTGTCGTTTTCCGCGAGGGCCACGACTTGATCGGTGTCGACGTGGTGTTCGGGCGCACGGACGGCAGGGAATCGATCCGCACCCCCATGAAGCCAACCGAATCCGGCGTTGATCGATGGTCAGCGCAGATCAGGCCCGAGCACCCAGGCGAATGGAACTTCACGATCCACGCCTGGGCTGACCCGGTCGGTACCTGGCAGCACCGGGCACAGATCAAGATCCCCGCCGAGATCGACACCGAGTTGGAACTCCTTGAAGGCGCCCTGGTCATGGCCCGGGCTGGCGAGCAAATGGTCGACCCGGCCAATCGCAAAGCCATCGACAAGGCCGTCAAGGCTCTGAAGGCCACCAAGAAGCAGCCCATGGACAGGCTGGTCGCAGCCATGCATGACGACGTCGTGTCCGCGTTGCGGGCAGAGCCGTTGCGCGACCTTGAGTCAACGAGTGGGCCCTGGCCGCTACGCGTCGACCGTCGTCGCGCGCTGGTGGGCTCGTGGTACGAGTTCTTCCCGCGGTCCGAGGGAGCAACCGGCGAACCGGCGGTATCGGGCACCTTCGCCACGGCCGCGCGACGACTTCCCGAGGTTGCCCAGATGGGCTTCGACGTCATTTACCTTCCGCCCATCCACCCAATCGGACGAGTTAACCGCAAGGGCTCCAACAACTCCGTGGATGCAGCGCCGGGTGACCCCGGATCGCCGTGGGCGGTTGGAGCGGACGAGGGCGGGCACGACACCGTCCACCCGGACCTCGGCACACTGGCCGACTTCGACAGCTTCGTGCAGAGCGCGCGAACCAACGATCTCGAAGTCGCATTGGATTTGGCGCTGCAGGTCGCTCCCGATCATCCCTGGGCGACCGAGGGCAAACCATGGTTCCTGCTGCGAGCCGACGGAACCATCGGCTATGCAGAGAATCCACCCAAGAAGTACCAGGACATCTACCCGATCTGGTTCGACGGCGACCCTGAGGGCCTGTACGAGGAAGTCCTGCGCATCATCCACTTCTGGGCCGACCGGGGGGTGCGGATCTTTCGCGTGGACAACCCGCACACCAAGCCGGTCCGTTTCTGGGATCGCGTGCTCAACGAGGTCCATCGCACTGACCCCGACATCCTGTTCCTCGCCGAGGCCTTCACCCGACCGCCGATGATGCGTGCCCTGGCCGAGGTGGGCTTCCACCAGAATTACTCGTACTTCACCTGGCGGACCGAGAAGTGGGAGATCGAGGAGTACTTCACCGAACTGTCCGACACGGCCAGCGCCTACATGCGGCCGAACCTGTTCGTGAACACTCCGGACATCCTGCACGCCTACTTGCAGTATGGCGGCCCCGCCGCGTTCGCCATCCGGGCAACACTGGCGGCCACGTTGGCACCTACGTGGGGTGTGTATGCCGGCTTCGAGTTGTACGAACACGTCGCAGCCAAACCTGGATCCGAGGAGTACCTGGACTCGGAGAAGTACCAACTGCGTCCGCGGGACTGGGCTGGTGCTGCTCGAGCTGGCAAGACACTCGCGCCATACGTGACCATCCTGAACATGCTGCGTCGACAGCACCCCGCGTTGCAGACGTTGCGCGACATCACGTTTCATCCCGTCAACAACGACAAAGTGATCGCCTACTCCCGCCGCGATGGCAACGACATCGTCATCGTGGTCTGCACGCTCGACCCATACGGAACTCAGGAAGCGACGGTCAACTTCGACATGGAAGCCCTCGGAATGGATTGGTCGACCGAGTTCACCGCACACGACCACATCGGCAACAGCACGTGGCGTTGGAGTCCACACACCTACGTCCGGATCGACCCCTACCAGGCGTGCGCCCACATTGTGAGCATTCGCAAAGGAACGGAGTAG